In a genomic window of Bordetella petrii:
- a CDS encoding 4'-phosphopantetheinyl transferase family protein: MIELCLGTPTWQCRYEPEDLCDADRARLPVARAPRAERDWRVSRAAGSALRRATGAGRNAPLALSHSNGHALAALAPAGWALGVDLERCRSRDVDALAGWVCTAEERRALMAHADAAARLQYFYVLWTLKESLLKAAGLAFPAGMAQVGLAQAGTPAAVLRAPQGQWRAMAWRLPQDWVAAAAWRPEPGTADTHIDADAVHWLQPAPPLQLLGHWRTPLP; the protein is encoded by the coding sequence ATGATTGAGCTTTGCCTCGGTACGCCCACATGGCAATGCCGCTACGAACCGGAAGACCTTTGTGATGCCGACCGCGCCCGGTTGCCCGTGGCGCGAGCGCCGCGCGCCGAGCGCGACTGGCGAGTCAGCAGGGCGGCGGGGTCTGCGTTGCGCCGCGCAACGGGGGCCGGCCGCAATGCGCCCTTGGCGCTAAGCCATAGCAACGGCCACGCGCTGGCCGCGCTGGCGCCGGCGGGATGGGCTTTGGGTGTGGACCTGGAGCGTTGCCGTTCGCGAGATGTCGACGCGCTGGCCGGGTGGGTGTGCACCGCGGAGGAGCGCCGCGCATTGATGGCGCACGCCGATGCGGCCGCCCGCCTGCAGTATTTCTATGTGCTGTGGACGCTCAAGGAATCGCTATTGAAGGCTGCCGGCCTGGCGTTTCCGGCAGGCATGGCGCAGGTCGGCCTGGCGCAGGCGGGCACTCCGGCGGCCGTTCTGCGGGCGCCGCAAGGGCAATGGCGGGCCATGGCATGGCGATTGCCCCAAGATTGGGTGGCCGCCGCGGCGTGGCGGCCAGAGCCCGGCACGGCCGATACCCATATTGACGCCGACGCTGTGCACTGGTTGCAGCCGGCGCCGCCGTTGCAATTGCTGGGGCATTGGCGCACGCCTTTGCCCTAA
- a CDS encoding beta-ketoacyl synthase chain length factor, translating to MLTFSIEKWEAWAPGLITDIHWREWACSPYCPYPAETEELPSTHFLPAMQRRRLSPLARMVFGCAWPLAENLAPMPVVFASRHGETTRSFRLLRDLAAGEPLSPTAFGLSVHNAILGQWSIVRKETEETIALAGDTDMLEHAVQEACMLLHAGSPRVLLVVAEERPPPAYLAWIDDAPFSYVVALRLSAGNDWQLGIAPAGQAPCSSAWPHPLNLLRNLINGTPSWSHAGPTRHWQWRRMPA from the coding sequence ATGCTTACGTTCTCGATCGAGAAATGGGAAGCATGGGCACCCGGCTTGATTACAGATATCCATTGGCGCGAATGGGCATGCTCTCCATATTGTCCATATCCGGCCGAGACCGAGGAGTTGCCAAGCACCCATTTTCTGCCCGCCATGCAGCGCCGCCGGCTCAGCCCGCTGGCGAGGATGGTGTTCGGCTGTGCGTGGCCGCTGGCAGAGAACCTGGCGCCGATGCCGGTAGTGTTTGCCTCGCGCCACGGCGAAACCACTCGCAGCTTCCGGCTCTTGCGCGACTTGGCCGCCGGAGAACCGCTTTCACCAACGGCCTTCGGCCTTTCCGTGCACAACGCGATCCTGGGCCAATGGTCTATCGTGCGCAAGGAAACCGAAGAGACAATCGCGCTTGCGGGCGATACTGACATGCTGGAACACGCCGTCCAGGAGGCCTGCATGCTGCTGCATGCGGGATCTCCCCGGGTATTGCTCGTCGTGGCGGAAGAAAGGCCCCCGCCCGCGTACCTTGCCTGGATCGACGATGCGCCGTTTTCGTATGTTGTCGCGCTGCGCCTGAGCGCCGGAAACGACTGGCAGCTTGGCATCGCTCCGGCGGGGCAGGCGCCTTGCTCCAGTGCCTGGCCGCACCCGCTCAATCTGCTGCGGAATCTCATCAATGGCACGCCGTCATGGTCGCACGCCGGCCCGACGCGTCATTGGCAATGGCGCCGGATGCCTGCATAA
- a CDS encoding lysophospholipid acyltransferase family protein, whose amino-acid sequence MSANPLLDPRPHPGRQDAWLWRLLATAIAFTLFGLGGLLLRLAVFPCLRLFTGDASQQRRRARVTIAWTFRYFIRFMVRLGILTVDFQGAERLGRPGQMIIANHPSLLDVVFLIGHVANANCIVKHDLVNNVFTRGPVTAAGYISNNESFDMLNQAAQVLRDGQTLIVFPEGSRTPRDSLPRFHRGACAIAMRGAAVITPAVIRMSPRSLMKGEPWYRIPPRRMHYSIHVGADVDPSQWRSQTPLPIAGRRLNERLHTYFHNELAKHDKH is encoded by the coding sequence ATGAGCGCCAATCCGCTACTGGACCCGCGTCCCCATCCAGGCCGCCAGGATGCCTGGTTGTGGCGGTTATTGGCTACTGCCATAGCCTTCACGCTGTTCGGGCTGGGCGGGTTGCTGCTGCGCCTGGCGGTATTTCCGTGCCTGCGCCTGTTCACGGGCGACGCCAGCCAGCAACGCCGGCGCGCCCGCGTGACCATCGCCTGGACGTTCCGCTATTTCATCCGCTTCATGGTGCGTTTGGGCATTCTGACCGTCGATTTCCAGGGCGCGGAACGGTTGGGCCGCCCCGGGCAGATGATCATTGCCAATCATCCTTCATTGCTCGATGTGGTTTTTCTGATCGGGCACGTCGCCAATGCCAACTGCATCGTGAAGCACGACCTGGTGAACAATGTCTTCACCCGTGGACCGGTCACCGCGGCTGGCTACATCAGCAACAACGAGAGCTTCGACATGCTGAACCAGGCCGCGCAGGTACTGCGCGACGGCCAGACACTGATCGTGTTCCCAGAGGGCTCTCGCACGCCACGCGACAGCCTGCCGCGATTCCACCGGGGCGCCTGCGCCATCGCCATGCGCGGCGCCGCGGTAATTACGCCGGCTGTCATACGCATGAGTCCCCGCAGCCTGATGAAGGGCGAACCCTGGTATCGGATACCCCCCCGGCGCATGCACTACAGCATTCATGTGGGCGCCGATGTCGACCCATCTCAATGGCGATCGCAAACCCCGTTGCCCATTGCCGGACGCCGCTTGAACGAGCGCCTGCATACGTACTTTCACAACGAACTTGCCAAGCATGACAAGCACTGA